CGAAGCAACGAGCGCACGTCTTCTATCGAGGTGAGACCGCCGCTTGCGATTACCGGAATTGAGATCACCCGCGCGAGCGCCGCGGTAGCCTCGAGATTGAGGCCGGCGAGCACGCCGTCCCGCGCGATGTCGGTATAGATGATGGCCGCCACACCCGCATCCTCAAAGCGGCGGGCAAGGTCGAGGGCGGTGATTTTGCTCGTCTCCCCCCAACCTTCCACCGCGACCTTGCCGTCGCGGGCGTCGATGCCGACGGCGATGCAACCAGGAAAATCGCGAGCCGCTTCACGTACGAAACTCGGATCGCGCACCGCGGCAGTCCCGAGGATCACGCGATCGATGCCCTTGTCGAGCCACGTCACGACCGTGTCGACATCGCGGATGCCACCGCCGAGCTGCACCGGGAGGTGCGTCGCGGTAAGAATCGCCCCGACCGCGTCCGCATTCACCGGTCTCCCCGCAAACGCTCCGTTCAGATCGACCACATGCAGCCACTCGAAGCCCTGCTGCTCGAAGGCACGCGCCTGCGCCGTGGGATCAGTGTTGAAGACCGTTGCTTCCGTCATCTTTCCCTGACGCAACCGCACGCACTGGCCGTTTTTCAGGTCGATGGCGGGGAACAGGATCATGACAAGCTCCGGGTGGGGGTTGAACCCGCAGTGAGGGAGTTGACCCCCACCCCGGCCCTCCTCCTTGCAGGGGGAGAGAGAATGAGCGTCACGGTTTCCATTTGAGGAAGTTGGCGATAAGCGCGAGCCCGAGCTTCTGGCTCTTCTCCGGGTGGAACTGCGTCCCAGCCATGTTGTCCCTGGCGACGAAAGCCGTGATCGGGCCGCCATAATCGGTGCTTGCCACGAGATCGTCTGCCTCGTCTGGGACAAAATGATAGGAATGCACGAAATAGGCGTGCATTCCTCCGTCACCAGTGGGAACGCCTTCGAACAGCGCATGCGCGCGGCCTACACGAAGTGTGTTCCAGCCCATGTGCGGGATCTTGAGCTCTGGGTCGGCGGGTGCGATTGCCCGGACTTCGCCCTTGATCCAACCGAGGCCGGGGGTAACTCCATGTTCGAGCCCGCGCTCCGCCATGAGCTGAAGCCCGACACAAATGCCGAGAAAGGGCTTGCCGTCTTGCTGCACGGCTGCCTCCAGCGCCTCGATCATGCCGGGCACGTCTTCTAGGCCCCGCTTGCAGTCGGCAAAAGCGCCGACGCCAGGAAGCACGATCCGGTCGGCATCGGCCACGTCCTCCGGACGCGCGGTCACCTTGATCGCAAGTTCCGATGCCTGCTCGCGCGCGGCCCGCTCGAACGCCTTGGCGGCGGAGTGGAGATTGCCCGAGCCGTAGTCGATGATGGCGACGTGCATGGTCTTATGGCGTCGGGAAGAGCCCGATGACCCCCTCTGCCTCGCCGCTAGTCTTTGGAGCGCGGACGCCGGCGGTGCTCGGCCGGCCCGGAACCGGCTCCCGCTGCCCTGCCCTTTCCTGCTCTGGCAGCCAGGACCGGAAAAAGGCAAGCTCGGCGGCATCGCGGCCCGGGCCGATAGCTGTCCCGGCCTGCTGGTAGCCCCGCCGTTCGAGCGCCGCACGGCGAAGGTCGTTGGCCTCGAAGGC
This region of Alphaproteobacteria bacterium genomic DNA includes:
- the hisA gene encoding 1-(5-phosphoribosyl)-5-[(5-phosphoribosylamino)methylideneamino]imidazole-4-carboxamide isomerase — protein: MILFPAIDLKNGQCVRLRQGKMTEATVFNTDPTAQARAFEQQGFEWLHVVDLNGAFAGRPVNADAVGAILTATHLPVQLGGGIRDVDTVVTWLDKGIDRVILGTAAVRDPSFVREAARDFPGCIAVGIDARDGKVAVEGWGETSKITALDLARRFEDAGVAAIIYTDIARDGVLAGLNLEATAALARVISIPVIASGGLTSIEDVRSLLRPDYARLEGAIVGRALYDGRLDPAEALALIAASRKTRPS
- a CDS encoding DUF2628 domain-containing protein — its product is MFVKEGFSWPALLVPGLWLLYHRMWLELILFVAFFAFLARIFGSSDQAQTLFGWLSVALSVLFAFEANDLRRAALERRGYQQAGTAIGPGRDAAELAFFRSWLPEQERAGQREPVPGRPSTAGVRAPKTSGEAEGVIGLFPTP
- the hisH gene encoding imidazole glycerol phosphate synthase subunit HisH, which translates into the protein MHVAIIDYGSGNLHSAAKAFERAAREQASELAIKVTARPEDVADADRIVLPGVGAFADCKRGLEDVPGMIEALEAAVQQDGKPFLGICVGLQLMAERGLEHGVTPGLGWIKGEVRAIAPADPELKIPHMGWNTLRVGRAHALFEGVPTGDGGMHAYFVHSYHFVPDEADDLVASTDYGGPITAFVARDNMAGTQFHPEKSQKLGLALIANFLKWKP